The following are from one region of the Desmospora profundinema genome:
- a CDS encoding glycoside hydrolase family 13 protein, whose protein sequence is MQKKWWKESVVYQIYPRSFNDSNGDGIGDLQGIIEKLDYLSLLGVDVIWLSPVYRSPNDDNGYDISDYRAIMDEFGTMEDWETLLKEVHARGLKLIMDLVVNHTSDEHSWFLESRSSKDNPRRKWYWWRPGVDGGEPNNWGSVFSGPAWTFDETTGEYYLHLFSRKQPDLNWENPEVREAIYDMMRWWLEKGIDGFRMDVINFISKVPELPDGFVPEGEKYGLGAPSFMNGPRIHEFLREMNRKVLSNYDIMTVGEMPGVDVEEAVRYTGKDREELNMVFQFEHMELDSGSGGKWDLRPLKLTDLKQSLTRWQKELEGRGWNSLYWNNHDQPRIVSRWGDDGKYRVKSAKMLATLLHMMQGTPYVYQGEELGMTNVRFNSIDHYRDIETLNMYREKVADGWDPKAILHAIHVKGRDNARTPIQWNDSDHAGFTDGTPWIPVNPNFHEINAEQALKDPDSVFHHYRKLIALRKEHPIIVYGTYDLILPDHDRIFAYTRTLGREKLLVVCNFYGEETRFCLPEEIRYREKELLIANDKVDEAEGIRSFPLRPYEARVYKLS, encoded by the coding sequence TTGCAGAAAAAATGGTGGAAAGAAAGTGTCGTATATCAAATTTATCCCCGCAGTTTCAATGACTCCAACGGTGACGGGATCGGGGATTTGCAAGGGATCATCGAGAAGCTGGATTATCTGTCACTCCTCGGAGTGGATGTGATCTGGTTGTCTCCCGTTTACCGTTCACCCAACGATGACAACGGATATGACATCAGTGATTACAGGGCGATCATGGACGAATTCGGAACCATGGAAGATTGGGAGACGCTCCTGAAGGAAGTCCATGCCCGAGGGCTGAAGCTGATCATGGATCTAGTCGTCAACCATACTTCCGATGAACATTCTTGGTTTCTCGAATCTCGCTCTTCCAAGGACAACCCCCGTCGAAAGTGGTATTGGTGGCGACCGGGGGTGGATGGGGGAGAACCGAACAACTGGGGTTCGGTATTTTCCGGTCCTGCTTGGACCTTTGATGAGACAACGGGAGAGTACTATCTCCATCTCTTTAGCCGAAAGCAACCGGATCTCAACTGGGAGAACCCCGAGGTTCGGGAGGCGATTTACGATATGATGAGGTGGTGGCTGGAAAAGGGGATTGACGGATTCCGAATGGACGTGATCAATTTTATCTCCAAGGTGCCGGAATTGCCCGACGGCTTCGTTCCCGAAGGAGAGAAATACGGCTTAGGAGCCCCATCCTTTATGAACGGCCCTCGCATTCACGAATTTCTGCGTGAGATGAACCGAAAAGTACTCTCCAACTATGACATTATGACGGTCGGTGAGATGCCCGGTGTGGATGTGGAAGAGGCCGTCCGCTACACCGGGAAGGATCGGGAGGAGCTGAACATGGTCTTCCAGTTTGAGCATATGGAGCTGGATTCCGGTTCCGGCGGCAAATGGGACTTGCGCCCTCTCAAACTGACCGATTTGAAACAAAGTCTCACCCGCTGGCAGAAAGAGCTGGAGGGGAGGGGGTGGAACAGTCTCTACTGGAATAATCATGATCAACCCCGCATCGTCTCCCGCTGGGGAGACGATGGAAAGTACCGGGTGAAATCAGCCAAGATGCTGGCCACTCTCCTTCACATGATGCAGGGCACTCCCTATGTCTATCAGGGAGAAGAGCTAGGCATGACCAATGTCCGTTTCAACTCCATCGACCACTATCGAGACATTGAGACGCTCAACATGTACCGGGAAAAAGTGGCGGACGGGTGGGATCCGAAAGCGATTCTCCATGCCATCCATGTCAAGGGAAGGGATAACGCCCGCACCCCGATACAGTGGAACGACTCGGATCACGCGGGGTTTACCGACGGTACCCCCTGGATTCCGGTCAACCCCAATTTTCACGAAATCAATGCCGAACAAGCACTCAAAGATCCGGACTCCGTCTTCCACCATTACCGCAAGCTGATCGCCCTGCGCAAGGAGCATCCCATCATCGTATACGGCACGTACGATCTGATTCTCCCCGACCACGACCGGATCTTTGCCTACACCCGTACCCTCGGAAGAGAGAAGTTGTTGGTTGTCTGCAATTTCTACGGAGAGGAGACCCGCTTCTGTCTGCCTGAGGAGATCCGGTATCGGGAGAAGGAATTGCTTATCGCCAACGATAAAGTGGACGAAGCAGAGGGCATCCGCTCCTTTCCCCTGCGGCCTTATGAAGCGCGGGTCTATAAGCTGTCATAA
- a CDS encoding carbohydrate kinase: MTRQWGEKEKRILEKIRDNPFITQQELAKDLGLSRSAVAGYISQLTRQGEILGRAYLLPERERIICIGGANLDRKAKTSAPVEWGTSNPVEVRQTFGGVARNIAENLAQLEMDVALMTIVGQDREGEALLTECRRQGMDVSLSTALADYRTGSYTAVLDPAGEMVLALADMGIYDQMDKAFIHRYWSRIRTSYMVVTDTNLSKEGLKALLQRCRKDGLFLCVVPVSAPKARRLPPDLEGVSLWIGNGEELEAVSGISVQDRDSGESACRRLREKGVDRVVWTRGAHGVYWVEEEKKGWLKGTRTSVVDVTGAGDAFAAGVVAGLKKGRSLESACRVGLKLAARTVQTEASVSEEIIPNWLEEGREEKL, encoded by the coding sequence ATGACCCGTCAATGGGGGGAGAAAGAGAAACGCATCCTGGAGAAGATTCGGGACAACCCGTTCATCACTCAGCAGGAGCTGGCGAAGGATTTGGGGCTGTCCCGTTCTGCTGTGGCCGGTTATATCTCACAGTTGACCAGGCAGGGAGAAATTCTGGGAAGGGCCTATCTGTTGCCGGAACGGGAGCGGATTATCTGTATCGGTGGAGCCAACCTGGATCGGAAAGCCAAAACGTCGGCTCCGGTGGAGTGGGGCACCTCCAACCCGGTGGAGGTCAGACAAACCTTTGGCGGTGTGGCCCGGAATATAGCTGAAAACCTGGCACAGCTTGAAATGGATGTCGCGTTGATGACAATCGTGGGCCAGGATCGGGAAGGGGAGGCCCTGTTGACGGAATGCCGCCGACAAGGCATGGACGTCAGCCTGTCCACCGCGCTTGCAGATTATCGGACCGGAAGTTACACCGCCGTCCTCGACCCTGCTGGGGAGATGGTGTTGGCATTGGCGGATATGGGGATTTACGATCAGATGGACAAGGCGTTCATCCATCGGTATTGGTCTCGTATCCGTACTTCCTATATGGTGGTAACCGATACCAATCTGTCCAAGGAAGGGTTGAAAGCCCTCCTTCAGCGATGCCGAAAAGACGGGCTGTTTTTATGTGTAGTGCCGGTGTCGGCACCCAAAGCGCGGCGGCTTCCCCCGGATTTGGAAGGGGTTTCCCTCTGGATCGGGAATGGGGAGGAACTGGAAGCCGTCAGCGGGATTTCCGTGCAGGATCGGGACTCCGGGGAATCTGCCTGTCGCCGTCTGCGGGAAAAGGGAGTGGATCGGGTCGTCTGGACCCGCGGGGCTCACGGGGTGTACTGGGTTGAAGAGGAGAAAAAGGGTTGGTTGAAGGGAACCCGGACTTCGGTGGTGGATGTGACCGGAGCGGGGGATGCATTTGCGGCCGGTGTGGTTGCGGGATTGAAAAAGGGGCGTTCCCTGGAGTCCGCTTGCCGTGTGGGGCTGAAACTGGCTGCCCGTACGGTTCAAACGGAAGCCAGTGTTTCTGAGGAAATCATTCCGAATTGGTTGGAGGAAGGAAGGGAAGAGAAATTATGA
- a CDS encoding L-threonine 3-dehydrogenase, translated as MKNILITGAMGQIGSELVMRMREIYGTDHVIASDIRKAGDHAVVQTGPFEILDVTKAETLFEAAKRHRVDTIIHLAALLSATAEEKPLLAWNLNMGGLVHALEVAKELGAQFFTPSSIGAFGPTTPKENTPQNTIQRPITMYGVNKVSGELLADYYHHKFGVDTRGLRFPGLISHVTPPGGGTTDYAVEIYYEAIKKGRYTSNIAQGTYMDMMYMPDALNAIITLMEADASKLRHRNAFNVTAMSVEPGEIAAEIRKHIPEFELDYDVDSAKQAIAESWPDSIDPTAAREEWGFRAEFDLEKMTNEMLAELSKKLLPIPTHT; from the coding sequence TTGAAAAATATCCTGATTACCGGTGCCATGGGCCAAATCGGCTCGGAACTCGTCATGCGAATGAGGGAGATTTATGGTACGGATCATGTAATCGCATCGGATATTCGAAAAGCGGGGGATCACGCCGTCGTCCAAACGGGCCCCTTTGAAATACTGGATGTCACGAAAGCGGAAACTCTATTCGAAGCTGCAAAAAGACACCGAGTCGACACCATCATTCACCTGGCAGCATTATTATCGGCGACTGCGGAGGAAAAACCGCTTCTCGCCTGGAATCTGAACATGGGCGGACTCGTCCATGCGCTGGAAGTCGCCAAAGAGCTTGGAGCCCAATTCTTCACACCGAGCTCCATCGGAGCCTTCGGCCCGACCACACCGAAAGAAAACACTCCTCAGAACACCATCCAGAGACCGATTACCATGTACGGTGTGAACAAAGTATCCGGGGAGCTGCTGGCTGACTATTACCACCATAAATTCGGCGTCGATACGCGAGGGCTGCGGTTTCCGGGGCTCATATCCCATGTAACTCCCCCAGGAGGCGGAACGACGGATTACGCGGTTGAAATCTATTACGAAGCGATCAAGAAGGGCCGATACACTTCTAATATCGCCCAGGGAACGTATATGGATATGATGTACATGCCCGATGCGCTGAATGCGATTATCACCTTGATGGAGGCGGATGCTTCCAAACTCCGACACCGAAATGCCTTCAATGTGACAGCGATGAGTGTTGAACCGGGAGAAATCGCCGCCGAAATCAGAAAGCATATACCGGAGTTTGAACTGGATTACGATGTGGATTCCGCGAAACAGGCGATTGCGGAGAGTTGGCCCGATTCCATCGATCCAACCGCCGCCAGAGAGGAATGGGGCTTTCGGGCGGAATTTGATCTGGAGAAGATGACGAATGAGATGTTGGCAGAGCTGAGTAAAAAGCTTTTGCCCATACCCACACATACATAA
- a CDS encoding transglycosylase domain-containing protein, whose product MADQRSFNPESSGEHKGSGEKNGRWLRALLFAFLVLFTLFVVGSMATVGAAAGYVASLVNEEPIREREELEGKITGWSQTSYAYFQDGKAIGRLRVQEGDRKVVTHEEVSPHLVHALISTEDREFYEHDGVVPKSILRAAWQQATGSQVQTGGSTITQQLVKNIILDNRAQSLDRKAKEIFLALRMEHFFSKDQILDAYLNSLYFGKDINGRHMLGVQAAAQGMFGVDAKDLNLSQAAYIAGMVQRPNAYNPFRGEENLKYGTKRMQWVLRKMEETGSISEAESKEAASFDIAGSLAEEEDQPTTAHIRYPYITMTVELEAAKILMREDGLDAQKLSEEGKYLETLQEYKNKVWGGGYQIHTTVDQKLYDAINEAALKDNLYARPTTFTLNGREYKNAKEQVGATLLDTKTGATLAFVGGRDFEEDQNNYAFDTSRQPGSTIKPLLDFGPGLDKGVISPDSIIIDEPLKARYGNHVYRNYTNRYSGAMTARDALKLSMNIPSIKVLRSVGVQNGFEYLEKMNFPVHENDGEASAIGGFTRGFDVQRMTAGYAMMGNEGKFNEPYIIERIEDSAGNVVYQHQPDPVQVFSPQAAYWTTDMLRDVIRSGTGTYIGARAPGYDLAGKTGTTQNTNDVWFIGYTPDISLGVWTGYGVNKRLPDDMRARYVWASIFQALIQADPELVKKNSRFKSQPPYSFKCYECKRAEEEKEKKEKEKREREERNNQQPEQPQLPQLPDNGNTPPGNGTPDPGNGSPDPNNPDNPGDDVTIPPEQPDS is encoded by the coding sequence GTGGCAGATCAACGTTCATTCAACCCAGAAAGTTCAGGGGAACACAAGGGGAGCGGCGAGAAAAACGGTCGTTGGTTGCGCGCTCTTTTATTCGCATTTTTGGTACTTTTCACCTTATTTGTCGTTGGTAGTATGGCCACTGTAGGGGCTGCGGCAGGCTATGTCGCTTCTCTTGTGAACGAGGAGCCCATACGGGAAAGGGAAGAATTGGAAGGGAAGATTACGGGTTGGTCACAAACGAGTTACGCTTATTTTCAGGACGGCAAGGCGATTGGACGTCTGCGGGTGCAGGAAGGGGACCGAAAAGTGGTGACCCACGAAGAGGTGAGTCCTCACTTGGTCCATGCCTTGATTTCCACTGAGGACCGCGAGTTTTATGAACATGATGGGGTGGTGCCCAAATCCATCCTGCGCGCGGCTTGGCAGCAAGCGACGGGAAGCCAGGTCCAAACCGGCGGAAGCACCATCACCCAGCAGCTGGTGAAGAATATCATTCTGGACAATCGGGCTCAATCCCTTGACCGTAAAGCAAAAGAGATTTTTTTGGCGTTGCGGATGGAGCACTTTTTTAGTAAAGACCAAATATTGGATGCTTATCTGAACTCTTTGTATTTCGGGAAAGATATCAATGGTCGCCATATGCTGGGAGTGCAGGCTGCCGCCCAGGGAATGTTCGGGGTGGACGCCAAGGATCTGAACCTGTCCCAGGCGGCGTACATTGCAGGCATGGTGCAGCGTCCCAATGCCTACAACCCTTTCCGGGGAGAAGAGAATCTCAAATATGGGACCAAGCGGATGCAGTGGGTGCTGCGAAAAATGGAGGAAACCGGCTCCATCTCGGAGGCGGAGAGTAAAGAAGCCGCTTCCTTTGACATCGCCGGCTCTCTGGCTGAAGAGGAAGACCAGCCCACTACGGCCCACATCAGATATCCATACATCACCATGACTGTGGAACTGGAAGCAGCCAAGATCTTGATGAGAGAGGACGGGTTGGATGCTCAGAAGCTGAGCGAGGAAGGAAAATACTTAGAAACGCTTCAGGAATACAAAAATAAGGTGTGGGGCGGCGGTTACCAAATCCATACCACAGTCGATCAAAAGCTGTATGATGCCATTAATGAAGCGGCTCTGAAAGACAATTTGTACGCCAGGCCCACTACTTTCACTTTGAATGGCAGAGAATACAAAAATGCCAAGGAGCAGGTGGGGGCTACCCTGCTCGATACCAAAACAGGGGCCACGCTGGCTTTTGTCGGTGGACGGGACTTTGAAGAAGACCAAAACAACTATGCATTTGATACCTCCCGCCAACCGGGCTCCACCATCAAACCGTTGTTGGATTTTGGTCCCGGATTGGATAAAGGGGTTATTTCACCGGACTCGATCATTATCGACGAACCCTTGAAGGCTAGATACGGCAATCATGTTTATCGAAACTACACCAATCGGTACTCCGGTGCGATGACAGCCAGGGATGCCCTGAAGTTATCGATGAACATCCCGTCTATCAAGGTATTACGGTCGGTCGGGGTGCAAAACGGATTTGAATATCTGGAAAAGATGAACTTCCCTGTTCATGAGAACGACGGGGAAGCATCAGCTATCGGTGGATTCACCCGCGGGTTTGACGTGCAGCGCATGACAGCCGGTTACGCCATGATGGGCAATGAAGGGAAGTTTAATGAGCCTTATATCATTGAACGGATTGAAGACTCCGCCGGTAACGTGGTATATCAACACCAGCCGGATCCGGTTCAGGTCTTCTCTCCCCAAGCGGCGTACTGGACTACGGACATGTTGCGTGATGTGATCCGATCGGGGACCGGTACGTATATCGGCGCTCGGGCGCCGGGGTATGATTTAGCGGGCAAGACGGGAACGACTCAAAATACCAACGATGTCTGGTTTATCGGCTATACTCCGGATATTTCCTTGGGAGTCTGGACCGGTTACGGAGTGAACAAGCGGTTGCCGGATGATATGCGGGCGCGCTATGTGTGGGCCAGTATCTTCCAGGCCTTGATACAAGCGGATCCGGAATTGGTGAAAAAGAACAGTCGGTTCAAATCCCAACCGCCGTACTCCTTCAAATGCTATGAATGTAAAAGAGCGGAGGAAGAAAAAGAAAAAAAGGAGAAAGAGAAAAGAGAGAGAGAAGAACGGAACAATCAGCAGCCTGAGCAACCGCAGCTACCGCAACTGCCCGATAACGGAAATACACCTCCGGGAAATGGCACTCCCGATCCGGGGAATGGATCTCCTGATCCGAACAATCCCGACAACCCCGGTGACGATGTCACCATACCACCGGAACAACCCGATTCGTAA
- a CDS encoding pseudouridine-5'-phosphate glycosidase, producing MKLDQLAFSKEVKEAKNRQAPIVALESTIISHGMPFPQNVETARAVEAMIRERGAVPATIAVLDGKIRVGLEEEELERLACADDVYKVSRRDLPYVVAEGRSGATTVAATMIVARWAGIDIFVTGGIGGVHREGQQTFDISADLTELARTNVAVVCAGAKSILDIGLTLEYLETQGVPVIGVGTDEFPSFFSRQSGFPVETQMDSPKRIARVIDTKWEMDLDGGVVIANPVPEEDAMDDEEIRKIIDEALQEANHRNITGKEVTPFLLDRVKSLTGGRSLQTNIALVKNNARVGADIAVALQAMR from the coding sequence ATGAAATTGGATCAACTGGCGTTTTCGAAAGAAGTGAAAGAAGCGAAGAACCGGCAGGCTCCCATTGTCGCACTGGAATCAACGATTATTTCTCATGGCATGCCGTTTCCGCAAAATGTGGAAACGGCCCGGGCGGTGGAAGCGATGATCCGGGAACGGGGAGCGGTTCCGGCTACCATTGCCGTCTTGGACGGAAAAATTCGGGTGGGTTTGGAAGAGGAGGAGCTGGAACGGCTGGCCTGTGCCGATGATGTTTATAAAGTCAGTCGGCGCGATCTTCCTTATGTGGTGGCTGAAGGCAGAAGCGGAGCGACCACGGTGGCGGCCACCATGATCGTCGCCCGGTGGGCCGGCATTGACATCTTTGTCACCGGCGGGATCGGCGGAGTGCATCGGGAGGGGCAGCAAACGTTTGATATATCCGCTGATTTAACGGAACTTGCCCGGACCAATGTTGCGGTGGTATGTGCTGGTGCCAAATCGATTTTGGATATTGGGTTGACGCTGGAGTACCTGGAAACGCAAGGAGTACCGGTAATCGGTGTGGGCACGGATGAGTTTCCCTCCTTTTTCTCCCGCCAGAGCGGATTTCCGGTGGAGACGCAGATGGATTCTCCCAAAAGGATTGCCCGAGTGATCGACACCAAATGGGAAATGGACCTGGATGGGGGAGTCGTCATCGCCAACCCGGTGCCGGAAGAGGATGCGATGGACGATGAAGAGATCCGAAAAATAATCGATGAAGCCCTGCAGGAGGCGAATCATCGTAACATTACCGGAAAGGAAGTGACCCCGTTCCTGTTGGATCGGGTGAAATCCCTGACAGGGGGGCGCAGCCTTCAGACCAATATTGCGTTGGTAAAGAATAATGCCCGAGTGGGTGCAGATATTGCTGTGGCGCTTCAGGCGATGAGGTGA
- a CDS encoding DNA internalization-related competence protein ComEC/Rec2, whose translation MGGNRPLVAIGAGWITGIVVAREWALDVWWWLLFALMAMVAGGVWVYRVGRGWGVCLLAVGLCLGGAAFSWAESGNQTVIPDERSGREPWTLTGIVAAPPEADGNRGQWTMVVKQAEQTGGRLLDADEPVVVQVRFDHPGEKEAILALKRGQTIRFPAALKAPDSARNPGAFDYRTYLYHRGIHWVAVVESGKQVEVLDPTPSWRSELDRFRHFLGERVEAIYPEETAGLVRGMLLGERKQVPPVVEENFILLGLIHLLAISGLHVGVFVGCLFGGLQWCGVTRERAVILTMLAIPFYVLLTGVGAPVVRAGTMAALALLAVRLRQFSDGLSFLAVAAMAMLIWNPYWLFEAGFQLSFTVTGALLLAVRPLAHVLPFPWLRLNQLVAVTVTAQMASLPLVLHHFREISLLSGVLNLVVVPVVSVMVIPTAFLALLLSLVSDGLAWLPAQFSSTILAWTTAVIHPIAAWTESRVVVSPPSWGWIALYAITCGGLLGGITGGPLVRRRMLPGALVLILILGWWVWLPAGWSKGELRITFLDVGQGDCAVIETPENRVIVVDGGGTLPFSREDWQQRRRDYEVGRDVVVPYLKYRGIRRIDELVLSHGDADHIGGIRAVARRFPVKQVIRNGHPPQSGLEEELMEILFSRGASVRVPDVGTAWEVEAGIHLQFLHPGEDLGSDPNNDSVVFLLTAFDRHILMTGDIEEEAERQIIRRWELPPLDLLKVAHHGSRTSTGQVWLDHSRPRMAIISAGRNNRYGHPSPEVVERLQMRDIPLWRTDRDGAVTFILNKSGWRVETMVDRK comes from the coding sequence ATGGGTGGGAACCGTCCGTTGGTGGCGATTGGGGCAGGTTGGATCACGGGAATCGTAGTCGCCCGCGAATGGGCTCTTGATGTGTGGTGGTGGTTGCTGTTTGCCTTGATGGCGATGGTGGCGGGCGGGGTGTGGGTTTATCGTGTCGGAAGGGGGTGGGGCGTCTGCCTTCTTGCTGTCGGACTCTGTCTGGGCGGGGCTGCCTTTTCCTGGGCGGAGAGCGGCAACCAGACAGTGATCCCGGATGAGAGATCCGGAAGGGAGCCATGGACATTGACGGGAATCGTGGCCGCCCCGCCGGAAGCGGATGGGAACCGCGGACAGTGGACGATGGTGGTGAAGCAGGCCGAACAGACAGGGGGCCGTCTCTTGGATGCGGATGAACCGGTAGTGGTTCAGGTTCGGTTTGATCACCCTGGCGAGAAGGAAGCGATTCTAGCTTTGAAACGGGGGCAGACCATCCGTTTTCCGGCCGCTTTAAAGGCTCCGGACTCCGCCCGCAATCCGGGAGCTTTCGATTACCGCACCTATCTCTACCACCGCGGCATTCATTGGGTGGCGGTGGTGGAGTCGGGTAAGCAGGTGGAAGTGCTGGATCCGACTCCTTCCTGGCGGAGTGAGCTGGATCGCTTTCGCCACTTTCTGGGAGAACGGGTGGAGGCGATTTATCCGGAGGAGACAGCTGGATTGGTGCGCGGGATGCTCCTGGGGGAGAGAAAACAGGTTCCGCCGGTGGTGGAGGAGAACTTCATCCTTTTGGGATTAATCCACCTCCTGGCGATCTCGGGCTTACATGTGGGTGTCTTTGTCGGCTGTTTGTTCGGCGGGTTGCAATGGTGCGGCGTGACTCGGGAACGGGCCGTTATTCTAACGATGCTGGCGATTCCGTTCTATGTGCTGTTGACAGGGGTGGGAGCACCGGTGGTAAGGGCGGGGACCATGGCGGCTCTCGCATTGCTGGCTGTGCGATTGCGACAATTTTCCGATGGACTCTCTTTTTTGGCGGTGGCAGCAATGGCGATGCTGATCTGGAATCCGTATTGGCTGTTTGAGGCCGGATTTCAGCTTTCCTTTACGGTCACAGGAGCGTTGTTGTTGGCGGTACGTCCGTTGGCCCATGTCCTTCCTTTCCCCTGGCTGCGCCTCAATCAACTGGTGGCCGTCACCGTGACGGCCCAAATGGCGTCCCTGCCCCTGGTTTTACACCATTTTCGGGAAATCTCCCTTCTGTCGGGGGTGCTGAATCTGGTGGTGGTTCCGGTTGTGTCGGTGATGGTGATCCCAACGGCATTTTTGGCCTTGTTACTTTCCTTGGTTTCCGATGGATTGGCTTGGTTACCGGCACAGTTTTCCTCAACGATCCTGGCATGGACCACGGCTGTCATCCACCCGATCGCCGCATGGACGGAAAGCCGGGTGGTGGTCTCCCCGCCTTCCTGGGGTTGGATCGCCTTGTATGCCATTACCTGTGGGGGGCTGCTCGGGGGAATTACGGGTGGGCCGTTGGTTCGTCGCCGGATGCTGCCGGGGGCACTTGTGTTGATCTTGATTCTTGGCTGGTGGGTGTGGCTACCGGCGGGTTGGAGCAAGGGGGAGTTGCGCATCACGTTTCTCGATGTGGGCCAGGGGGATTGTGCCGTGATCGAAACCCCGGAAAACCGTGTGATCGTTGTAGACGGGGGAGGAACGCTTCCATTTTCGCGGGAAGATTGGCAACAGCGGAGGCGGGACTATGAAGTGGGAAGGGATGTGGTGGTACCCTATCTGAAATACCGGGGGATCAGGCGTATAGATGAACTGGTGCTGTCTCATGGGGATGCTGACCATATCGGCGGAATCCGGGCAGTTGCTCGTCGTTTTCCGGTAAAACAGGTGATCCGCAATGGGCATCCGCCTCAAAGCGGGTTGGAAGAGGAGTTGATGGAAATCCTTTTCTCCAGAGGAGCCAGTGTTCGGGTTCCCGATGTGGGAACCGCATGGGAAGTGGAGGCGGGAATCCACTTGCAGTTTCTCCACCCGGGAGAGGATTTGGGGAGCGACCCGAATAATGACTCTGTTGTTTTTTTATTGACGGCTTTTGACCGACACATTCTCATGACCGGCGATATCGAAGAGGAAGCGGAACGGCAGATCATCCGCCGGTGGGAACTCCCGCCGCTGGATCTGTTGAAAGTGGCTCACCACGGCAGCCGCACATCCACTGGGCAAGTTTGGTTAGATCATTCCCGCCCCCGCATGGCGATTATTTCCGCCGGTCGTAACAACCGATACGGACACCCCTCCCCGGAAGTGGTGGAACGTTTGCAAATGCGTGATATTCCCTTATGGCGTACGGATCGGGACGGTGCCGTCACCTTTATCCTGAACAAATCGGGCTGGCGAGTGGAGACGATGGTGGACAGAAAATAA